The Pungitius pungitius chromosome 15, fPunPun2.1, whole genome shotgun sequence nucleotide sequence gaagagacaatTCTGATAAAccttagattaaaaaaaacaaaaacttacTGGAAAAAGTTGTATTTTGCTTCAGTGTCGAACTTATCGATGCTCAGCTGCAACACCTTTAGACCTCTGGTTCTCTGTGGACCAAGAAGCAAATATCTCATTATATCTTTCCTCAAAAGCGATCGTATTCATTTCAACATTACAATACATCCAACCTAGAAGATAATGGGGTTTTTTGCGCTTAGAACTAAGTGCAAAATTGCCTAAAAACTACTACTAGAATTAAACTTACCAAATCATGTTGAGGACACATCGTCATGACCTTCACCAagttctgaaaaacaaaaatgtgaaatCCATAACTCTTCATGATTAGAGCATCAGTCCGTGAGACTCACAGCAGCTGGGTTCACCTGAGGGACTGTGAGGAAGGTTTTGATCTGCAGCAGATCAGCAGGCAGGCTGCCATCCTCCAAGCGCACCAGACTCTTCTCATACAGCTCCTGTGTGAAGGAGAACACGTTCTGTACCTTGGAAACCATCAGATAACCTTCATGTGACGGAAGCGAAATCACCATTTGTGTTTATGATCACCtaacaatcaaacaacaaatATCTGGAAATTACGATACAAATCTACACCatgttgtaaatgttaaattaaatgtttcagATTGACTTACCAGTCCTTTCCGGATCCTCGACTCTTCAGTTCTGTCaatagaatatatttttaaataatttgtgaTGGGTTCTGCTCATCACACAACACATGCCAAATGGGAAGATCCCATATATTCTGTAAGGCAGCTATGTATATATTTGAgaatgatgtgtgtgttcagcaaTGTGCAACCGGAGACAAATTCCAAGTATGTGCAAACATACATGGCCAATAAAGCAGAGTAGTGGCTGCATGAACACACATTATTCGATCTTTAATGAaagaataaatatgtttttaaaagttttcgATTcacaatattacattacataacatgtcatttataaacccatggtttacattttgcctggggagaaatTAGGGGTTGGGCGTCTTGCTCGGGGAAACTTAGAcacggcacatggggcagccgggattcaaaccaccaaccttgcgggtCACAGCGCACCAGGctgctccatgcgccaccatctccCCATTAGACAATAGACATGTGcattctaaatgtaaaaaagcTTTTATAAATTTGATCCAACATGAATGACTAACAAATGATTCATTATAGATGTTGTTATATAAAACCCAACTGcacagaacaaataaaatattgttgCATATTCACCTGGACAAGAGGAGGCAAACGTGCTCCATATTACACCGAAGACAGAAGACAGAACTGTAAACACAGAGAGTAAACGatgcattttaaacattttgtgtTCAAACAGTATAGATCATCGTCTGTATTGACCGACACTAACGACAACGCTTGAAGATAAACACAGCTCATCGGTGTCCCAGTGCTATATTATAATGCCTGCTAGCATCTATTTTACCTAAAAACGCTGGGGAACATATCCGCGGCCAGGTGGTGGACAAACACCAGGTGAGCCAGGCTTGCCAAGGACTCCTTGGGATAtcgcacctcctcctccagaaagCCGGGAACCTGTTTTCTCTTTAACAGAGGTTGGAACACAAGACTGCTGACGGACTCTCCGATAGCACTGAGGGCGCTCTGTGcgacacaaagacaacaaactcACAATTACTAGCACATCTGACGGGGTTAACCTGCATAAGTGAGAGTCCGGCATCGGCCCATAAAAATTGTGATCACAGTACAAACCAGTCAAATTGGCAGGACCCATCataatatttacattaaagTTACAGGCTTGTATGTATCGGGCGTACCAAAATCTCTGTGGCAAAATCCCTGAGGGGAGACACGGCAAGAGTGTCGGGATCCCTGAGTTGTAACTCCAGCAGAGGGTGACTCAGAGTCTTCATAGAGCTGCagaacatcaaaacaaaaagggagtCACGCGTGGCGCTAGTGCTTGGAGTTCCTACTGCAGGTGTGAAGTCTCAGGTGTAAATATTAAAATTCCTCACTCACAACTTTAACAGTTCTGTCTGCAGCTCGTCCTCTGGACCCCTGCCCTGCTCACCCGCCTTCTTGTTTGTGTTCTCCGAGCTCAGGAGGTTTTGCCTTGTTTCGTGGACAAAAGGCTTAACAAAGTCTATCAGATCGGTGCAGCAGCGACAAAGGGAGAAGACGTcgtcctcctcttgctccttgGTGTGAGGTAGAGGCAGTTTGGCCAGCTGGTCCAGCACGGAGGACAGGGTCATGCCCAAAGATGACGCCTTACGGCTGCCCAGACACAGCAGCACTGAGAGGAAAGCACAGACCAAGTAGAAATGGCTTAACCACATGTGATGCTATTAAATTGGACTAGATATCAATCAGGAATGTTGCGTACCTTTCTGTAGAGGGTTCAGCAGCaggtgaaggctctctgctATGGTGTCAGGGTCGTCatgctccagctgctccagcaggCCGATCAGCAGCTCTTTGGGTCTGCAGGTCTGGAGAACCACAACTAGCCCTTTAAAAGAACCATTTCATCCTAACACACAAGACTGTAAGTGTCTATTAACACTTCTAGATCCACGGAGTATAACTGGTGTAATAATGTCAAATATCTTATGCGTTACAATCTAATGGTTGTTGAGCAGAACAAGAAACCTGTAGCAGGTGGCTGAAAATGGCAAGGCACGGAGAAAGCTTCTCATCTCGTTTCTTCAGCAGAACCTGGATCAGGGGAGGGAGCAGAGTCCAACCCATACATCTCACCATGTCCTACAGGAGGAGGGGTAGACGTGTGTTCATATGGTGCAATGTTACAGTCCGTGTGGTGAAACAATGGGCAGCTGCGAGTACCTGATTC carries:
- the glmna gene encoding glomulin, FKBP associated protein a encodes the protein MALEQLSDVVQRCQALSDDSYTTEDHDVFSISGRTCIEEGNSAQVLSIVLDEKNQDMVRCMGWTLLPPLIQVLLKKRDEKLSPCLAIFSHLLQTCRPKELLIGLLEQLEHDDPDTIAESLHLLLNPLQKVLLCLGSRKASSLGMTLSSVLDQLAKLPLPHTKEQEEDDVFSLCRCCTDLIDFVKPFVHETRQNLLSSENTNKKAGEQGRGPEDELQTELLKFSMKTLSHPLLELQLRDPDTLAVSPLRDFATEILSALSAIGESVSSLVFQPLLKRKQVPGFLEEEVRYPKESLASLAHLVFVHHLAADMFPSVFSSVFCLRCNMEHVCLLLSRTEESRIRKGLELYEKSLVRLEDGSLPADLLQIKTFLTVPQNLVKVMTMCPQHDLRTRGLKVLQLSIDKFDTEAKYNFFQYMLITSRHSGVEGYIIKNIKIQVNAALQPGNSNVWFEGSQLLPLLRKVLSLPDGPETDLLQYLDRVMESLNLLRYLVIRDKVTDNQTGIWTELCKIEDTFLKPLRVGVNMSRAHYERELHDTRETKRGKAKEESVISVSVGSEKLPNMTSESQIQALHSALHTFDMIESVLVRIEELTAVKENL